The segment TCCTGATATTAGTTTTAAGACAGAGGAATTTTTAGATAACAGTGATGTTATGTCAAAACAAAAATTAAAGCTCTTAAATAGAATTCAGGGTTTTATAAATGATTTTACTAAATACAAACCTATAGTTATTATATTAGATGACATACATCTTGCAGATAAATTTACTATACAGGTGTTAGAGTACTTATGTAATAGGTCATTTAAGAATAAAAGTATACTTTTAATGCTTTCCTACTGTGATGGAAAACATGTGCTTAACAAGGATACTCTTGAGTTTGTTGAGAGTATCAAATATAAAAGTAATGTTAGAAATCTTTTCTTAAAGGGATTAGATGAGAAAAGCACAGGTGAGATGATAAAATATATTTTAAGTATGCATGAGATTCCAATAAAATTTTCTAAGCTAATATATAAAAATAGCTATGGAAATCCATTGTTTATTGAGGAGGTAATTAAGGATTTTTACGCCAAGGGCATAATATATTCTAATGAAAAAACTGGAAAATGGGGTACGGATTACGAGTATCATGAATTCCCTATACCTTCTGATATAAACGAAATTTTATTAAATCAAATACAAGATATAGAGGATGTAAGTTATGATATATTATCTATAATTTCGGTATTTTTAATGCCGGTATCTATAGAAAATATAAATTTTATTAGTGGGTATTCAATAAGTAAAATTGAAAAAATAATAAATTCAATGATGAACAAAGGCATAATCTGTAAAAAAATAGGTGATGAAGGTTTTGTTTATGATTTATACAATAAATTGCTTAAGAACTTAATTTATGAAAGAATAGAGGAAGAAGAAAAAAGAAAAAAACATAAATTAGCTGCAAAAATTTTAGAAAAGCAATATATTTTAGGACATAAAGAGTATGTGGAAGAGCTGATATATCATTTTGAAAAAGCAGCTCAGTGGGAGAAAGTTATAGAGTATTGCTTTGAAAATGCAAAAAAGATGAAAAAATTAAACAATTATATAGAGAGTATTAAAAATTTAAAAAAAGCAATAGAAGTAGTGAAAAAAACAAATCTAACTGAGAAAAAGGTAGAGCTTATTAAAGAAATTTCAAATATGTATGAGCAAATAGGTGAATTTAATGATGCATTAAGGTATCTTCAGGATCTGCAATCTATAGGTGAGCTTTTGAAGGATTATAAGATAGTTTTGTACGCCTTAGATAAAAAGGGCAACATTTTTTGTGAAAAGAATAATATTGAAGAGGCAAAAAAATGTCTTTTAAAAATATCTGATATAATAGAGTGCTTTGAGCAGCTAGAAGATTTCTTGAACTATAAAATATTAAAAATAAGAGTTTTAAATATAATGGGTGAGTACGATAGGGCTTATCAGGTTTGCATTGAAGGTTTAGAGCTTTGCGGGGATAATTACATGGACTATAAGGGAAGTTTTTATGCTTCTTTAAGCTTTATTTATATTAATTTATCAAAGATTGAGGAATGCGAAGACTCCGTTAAGCATAGCATTGAAATATTTGAAAAAACGGGTAACTACCAAGGGCTTGTAAGAGCGCTAAATAATTTGGGGGTTATATATGGAGATTATTATCAGGATATAGAAAAATCCTCTGAAATGTATTTAAAAGTTAGAGAGTTAAGTGAAAAAAATAATTTAGTAGTAAGCGATGTAATTGCAGTAAATAATTTGGCTGAAGGGTATTTTTATCACAGTGATTATAAAAATTCTCTAATTTATTTTGAAGAAGTGGAGCATAAGTGTAGGAAGTATGGGCTTGATAGTAACTTATTTTATGCTTATAGTTTTTTAACAAGGATTCATCTTAAAATGGGAAACTACAGTAAATCTTATGAGTATTATAAGCTTGCGAGAGAAAATATAAGCACTTATCCTATATACAATAAGGACGTATTAGAATACTATAAAGCTGCTATGGAGATTAATTTTGAATTTGGAAATTTAAACAAAGCCAAGGAGTTTATAGAAAAATCTTTAAGTTTTTTAAAAGAAGATACTTCTTTAATTCAGATTACTAATAGATTTTTCCTAGAATATATAAAATTATTTTCAAAAGACACAAAAGATGTTTTGAATATAATAAATGAAGCTATTAAAATCTTAGAAGATGTTAAAAATTTAAATATAAAAATAGAATTATTTTATAAACTAGCGGTGTTTTTATATAGACATGGGTATTATGATAAGGGAAAATCGGTTTTAAGACAAATACAGTATTTAAATAGTGCAGATTTAAATATAAATTTAAAGGATCTATCGCTAAATATTAAGTATTTAGAAGCTTTATATGATGAGAATAATAAGATAAATGCTCTGACAAGTACACTTGAATTAGCTAAAAAAGAGAAAATAAAAAGCTAGAAGCTAATATTTACAGTGATATAGGACGATATTATTTTTATAAAGAGGATTATTTTAATTCCTTTGTATATTATTTCGAGAATTGCGAAGTATCTATAGAGCTAATAAAGCCGCTACCTAAAAAAATAAGGGAAGAATTTGTAAAGTTTTATGATCTAAAGAGGACTTTAAACAGATTAATTGATATAAAAAAATATTATTATGGTGAAAACAACAGAGAGCTTACAGATAATGAATGGGAAGATAATATGGATGTAGGTAATGTTAACAACATATTAAGCTTTATAAGCTGTAATGGTATTATAAATAATAAATATTTTATGAAGTCAGTAAAAAGTTTTTATAGCTCTTTATTTCACTCAGAAATACATGATATAAAAGATGTTTTAAATAAGATAAGTTGTAATGATATAGAAAATTTGAATTTAATTCTTAAATACATGTTGTATGTAACTATGGGAACTAATGGATGTATAATTGGAGAATTTAATGAAAATTTCCAGCAGTGTATATGTGATTATAGCTGCTCCACTTTAACTGAGGAAGATATAAAAATAATAAAAAGAAGTAAGTATTTAAGAGAGCCAGTTCTTGTAAGCAATTTGGAAAACTGTAAGGTTAGAAGCGAAAATACTTTGAAAAACTTAAAAGCATGTATCTGTATTCCTATTTTGTATAGCAACAATTCAAATGTCGAAGTAGAAAAAGATAATAGGATTAACAGTTATGATGAAACGACTATTATAGCTTATGTGTATATTCGTTCTGAAAGGGCTTTAAATAATTTTAATTATAAAACTTT is part of the Haloimpatiens sp. FM7315 genome and harbors:
- a CDS encoding AAA family ATPase, with protein sequence MDIINNRYRVLKFIKQNKVVTSYLVNDLSFQKKVILNIINRERLSRELVNYFTEEFTTWINLDNSSLNKVYDFGVINLIDNKKFNELKYYYTSEYYNSNFFKDINKNLEREDDILDFFIKVCEAIRCFHVKGFTYNNLNLDNIFIEDKDNEYNPKLKDIPTIELEKISYSISEDAINVGDENERINKKISFDIYSLGVVFFYLCISNYPVLSKNIFENENVFLKDTLSEDFKNRANSIIYNCINGNYKFVGDIVEDVNRLFNKNYSLKKVEDIKKLQFNLKLIGRNEELKMVMDEYASVLSDNSTDKIIMVHGETGIGKTKFLMAIEKFLSFNKANVYSNFSTGKTIEQSFKEILKQMVAESDPSLLIKYREDLSKFIPDISFKTEEFLDNSDVMSKQKLKLLNRIQGFINDFTKYKPIVIILDDIHLADKFTIQVLEYLCNRSFKNKSILLMLSYCDGKHVLNKDTLEFVESIKYKSNVRNLFLKGLDEKSTGEMIKYILSMHEIPIKFSKLIYKNSYGNPLFIEEVIKDFYAKGIIYSNEKTGKWGTDYEYHEFPIPSDINEILLNQIQDIEDVSYDILSIISVFLMPVSIENINFISGYSISKIEKIINSMMNKGIICKKIGDEGFVYDLYNKLLKNLIYERIEEEEKRKKHKLAAKILEKQYILGHKEYVEELIYHFEKAAQWEKVIEYCFENAKKMKKLNNYIESIKNLKKAIEVVKKTNLTEKKVELIKEISNMYEQIGEFNDALRYLQDLQSIGELLKDYKIVLYALDKKGNIFCEKNNIEEAKKCLLKISDIIECFEQLEDFLNYKILKIRVLNIMGEYDRAYQVCIEGLELCGDNYMDYKGSFYASLSFIYINLSKIEECEDSVKHSIEIFEKTGNYQGLVRALNNLGVIYGDYYQDIEKSSEMYLKVRELSEKNNLVVSDVIAVNNLAEGYFYHSDYKNSLIYFEEVEHKCRKYGLDSNLFYAYSFLTRIHLKMGNYSKSYEYYKLARENISTYPIYNKDVLEYYKAAMEINFEFGNLNKAKEFIEKSLSFLKEDTSLIQITNRFFLEYIKLFSKDTKDVLNIINEAIKILEDVKNLNIKIELFYKLAVFLYRHGYYDKGKSVLRQIQYLNSADLNINLKDLSLNIKYLEALYDENNKINALTSTLELAKKEKIKS